In Priestia megaterium NBRC 15308 = ATCC 14581, the following proteins share a genomic window:
- a CDS encoding heparinase II/III family protein — translation MKRNWKSSMITYSVAASLLVSMSASVSPAYAASSTKSSSAAPSVKKVNLFKRVSSNSQTVGIANKLLNNELYVNSNWAPYKFNGKLTWKENPYKDDTWSFYFQSLDMVGYLTTAYEQTHSQKYLEKAQWYIESWMNANPSPQKQASRFAWRDHSTANRVVNMAQFLDQYKGSSIYNKSFENKVLKMLEKHGDFLMDDKNYSFGSNHGIFQDRSLIELALLFPNMSHSQQWYKKGMDRLLVHVEEDVTKSGVHKEHSPAYHLLVLNLFKNINGFIKQFNVKEPRLTSGISKMEDYLAYLGDPSGQLPNLGDSEPYDLYSLSPKALTSDKLLYVVTKGKQGKKPDKDIVYTDGGTAVFKNDWSKETPLYLLFTSAFHSTTHKHADDLSFLLSYGKTNFFVDSGKYNYSYTDPYREYVKSSLAHNTVTVDKKSFPITKDQVNKSKINTSEISKAYSYVTGSHELYKGVKVKRTLIYLKSTNSIIVRDVMESNKNHTYTDTFNIGKDVDVKKSAARVFTLTSKLDKKQIELIQLTKMNTIKNYKGSSSPIAGWQSLEFNKKLPITQLQFTNNNQKNADYKFIINTDTTNGIKNYTVKSTPTHDIYTIVLKNGKRTNVQVKK, via the coding sequence ATGAAAAGAAATTGGAAGAGTTCGATGATTACATATTCTGTGGCTGCCTCTTTACTTGTATCTATGTCAGCTTCAGTAAGCCCTGCTTATGCAGCGTCAAGTACTAAAAGTTCATCTGCTGCACCGTCGGTTAAAAAGGTTAATTTGTTTAAACGAGTTAGTTCAAACTCTCAAACTGTAGGTATTGCAAATAAACTGCTAAACAATGAGCTTTACGTTAATAGCAACTGGGCTCCTTATAAATTTAATGGGAAGTTAACATGGAAAGAAAATCCTTATAAAGATGACACCTGGTCTTTTTATTTTCAAAGCCTAGATATGGTCGGCTACTTGACGACTGCCTATGAACAGACTCATTCTCAAAAATACTTAGAAAAAGCACAGTGGTACATAGAAAGTTGGATGAATGCCAACCCTTCTCCTCAAAAGCAAGCGAGCCGCTTTGCATGGAGAGATCACAGTACAGCAAACCGAGTAGTTAATATGGCGCAATTTTTGGACCAATATAAAGGTTCTTCTATTTATAATAAAAGTTTTGAAAATAAGGTATTAAAAATGTTAGAAAAGCACGGCGATTTTTTAATGGACGACAAAAATTATTCGTTTGGCAGTAACCACGGCATCTTTCAAGATCGCTCTTTAATTGAATTAGCGTTACTATTTCCAAACATGTCTCACAGTCAGCAATGGTATAAAAAAGGTATGGATCGCTTGCTTGTACATGTAGAAGAGGATGTAACAAAAAGCGGGGTTCACAAAGAGCATAGTCCTGCTTACCACCTGCTTGTCCTTAATTTATTTAAAAATATCAATGGTTTTATTAAACAATTTAATGTGAAAGAACCTAGACTCACAAGCGGTATTTCGAAAATGGAGGATTATTTAGCATACCTTGGGGATCCATCTGGACAGTTACCAAATTTGGGAGATTCCGAACCTTATGACCTTTATTCTTTAAGCCCTAAGGCTCTTACAAGTGATAAACTTCTATATGTTGTTACAAAAGGCAAACAAGGAAAAAAACCTGACAAAGATATTGTATATACAGATGGCGGCACTGCTGTTTTTAAAAATGATTGGAGCAAAGAAACACCTTTATATCTTTTATTTACATCTGCCTTTCACTCTACTACTCATAAACATGCAGATGATTTATCTTTTCTTTTAAGCTATGGAAAAACAAATTTCTTTGTGGATTCAGGAAAGTACAATTACAGCTATACAGACCCTTACCGAGAATATGTTAAGAGTTCCTTGGCACATAATACGGTAACTGTAGACAAAAAGTCTTTTCCTATAACAAAAGATCAAGTAAATAAATCTAAAATTAATACGTCTGAAATAAGTAAAGCGTACAGCTACGTTACCGGCAGCCATGAACTGTATAAAGGAGTAAAAGTAAAAAGAACGCTTATTTATTTAAAAAGCACCAACAGTATTATTGTGCGTGATGTAATGGAATCAAATAAAAACCATACATACACCGATACATTTAATATTGGAAAAGATGTAGATGTAAAAAAATCTGCAGCCAGAGTGTTCACTCTGACTAGTAAGCTTGATAAAAAACAAATTGAATTAATTCAACTCACGAAAATGAACACTATCAAAAATTATAAAGGCTCTTCTTCCCCTATTGCTGGATGGCAATCTTTAGAGTTTAATAAAAAACTGCCAATTACTCAGCTTCAGTTTACGAATAATAATCAAAAAAATGCTGACTATAAGTTTATCATTAACACAGATACCACAAACGGGATAAAGAATTATACGGTTAAAAGTACCCCTACGCATGATATTTATACAATTGTATTAAAGAACGGGAAACGTACAAATGTACAGGTAAAAAAATAA
- a CDS encoding flagellin, with translation MRINHNIAALNTYRQFNNANAAQGKSMEKLSSGLRINSAADDAAGLAISEKMRGQIRGLDMASKNAQDGVSLIQTAEGALTETHDILQRMKELATQAANDTNTTDDRGEIQKEINQLTSEVNRIANTTEFNTKKVLDGGKSSAVTSGGTPAAATAPKLEGSDVSALLNSDISATSITLNGNAVSLTNVDGLDGSGTPVAMDDFVQALQSDIDAVYDGTSNGGETFKVAKTEDGKGFTIESSKSGSSASVNITANADSATLGLTKDATTNATATGADAPAGGATGSFTATLQIGANKGQAFQIDISDMSASALGISQASTASGGTPAAATAPKLEGSDVSALLNSDISATSITLNGNAVSLTNVDGLDGSGTPVAMDDFVQALQSDIDAVYDGTSNGGETFKVAKTEDGKGFTIESSKSGSSASVNITANADSATLGLTKDATTNATATGADAPAGGTTGSFTAQAGVSNGTDSSSTESGLDVSTHANATNAIEVLDKAIAKVSGERSKLGAYQNRLDHTINNLNTSSENLTAAESRIRDVDYVLAA, from the coding sequence ATGAGAATTAATCACAATATTGCGGCGTTGAATACGTATCGTCAGTTTAACAATGCAAATGCTGCGCAAGGTAAATCAATGGAGAAACTATCTTCTGGTCTTCGTATTAACAGTGCGGCTGACGATGCTGCAGGTCTTGCGATTTCTGAGAAAATGCGTGGACAGATTCGCGGATTGGATATGGCTTCTAAAAATGCTCAAGATGGGGTTTCTTTAATTCAAACAGCCGAAGGCGCGTTAACTGAAACACATGATATTTTACAAAGAATGAAAGAGTTAGCTACGCAAGCAGCCAATGATACAAATACTACAGATGACCGTGGTGAAATTCAAAAAGAGATTAACCAATTAACATCTGAGGTTAACCGTATTGCAAATACTACAGAGTTCAATACAAAGAAAGTATTGGATGGTGGTAAATCATCAGCAGTAACAAGTGGGGGAACGCCAGCGGCAGCAACAGCGCCAAAATTAGAAGGAAGCGACGTCTCAGCACTGCTTAATTCTGACATTTCAGCTACAAGTATTACCTTGAATGGGAATGCAGTATCCCTAACAAATGTTGATGGTCTAGATGGTTCAGGAACACCGGTTGCAATGGATGATTTTGTACAAGCGTTACAAAGTGATATCGATGCAGTGTATGACGGAACGTCAAATGGAGGAGAAACCTTTAAAGTTGCAAAAACAGAAGATGGTAAAGGGTTTACAATTGAGTCTTCAAAAAGTGGCTCATCTGCTTCTGTAAACATCACAGCAAATGCTGATTCGGCTACTCTAGGTTTAACTAAAGATGCTACAACAAATGCAACAGCAACTGGTGCAGATGCTCCAGCAGGTGGAGCTACGGGCTCTTTCACAGCCACCCTTCAAATTGGAGCGAATAAGGGTCAGGCATTTCAAATTGATATTAGTGACATGAGTGCATCTGCACTGGGAATTAGTCAAGCTTCTACGGCAAGTGGGGGAACACCAGCGGCAGCAACAGCGCCGAAATTAGAAGGAAGCGACGTCTCAGCACTGCTTAATTCTGACATTTCAGCTACAAGTATTACCTTGAATGGGAATGCAGTATCCCTAACAAATGTTGATGGTCTAGATGGTTCAGGAACACCAGTTGCAATGGATGATTTTGTACAAGCGTTACAAAGTGATATCGATGCAGTGTATGACGGAACGTCAAATGGAGGAGAAACCTTTAAAGTTGCAAAAACAGAAGATGGTAAAGGGTTTACAATTGAGTCTTCAAAAAGTGGCTCATCTGCTTCTGTAAACATTACAGCAAATGCTGATTCGGCTACTCTAGGTTTAACTAAAGATGCTACAACAAATGCAACAGCAACTGGTGCAGACGCTCCAGCAGGTGGAACTACGGGTTCTTTCACAGCACAAGCTGGAGTAAGTAATGGAACAGACAGCAGTTCAACTGAATCTGGATTAGATGTATCAACTCATGCTAATGCAACAAATGCTATTGAGGTACTTGATAAAGCAATTGCAAAAGTTTCTGGAGAACGTTCTAAACTAGGGGCATATCAAAATCGCTTAGATCACACTATCAATAACTTAAATACGTCTTCTGAAAACCTAACTGCAGCGGAATCTCGCATCCGTGACGTAGATTATGTTTTAGCTGCATAA
- a CDS encoding YjfB family protein, which translates to MNIALMSMSLSQGKVQQQASLSVMKMAIGNTEQQGEAVKELINSSNVKALQQAAQPHLGRNIDLKL; encoded by the coding sequence ATGAATATCGCACTTATGTCAATGTCATTAAGCCAAGGAAAAGTCCAACAGCAAGCTTCTCTATCAGTCATGAAAATGGCAATAGGAAACACCGAACAGCAAGGAGAAGCTGTTAAGGAGTTAATCAACAGTTCTAATGTAAAAGCACTTCAGCAAGCCGCTCAGCCGCATTTAGGTAGAAATATTGACTTGAAGTTATAA
- the pcp gene encoding pyroglutamyl-peptidase I, translated as MTTVLLTGFEPFEGESINPSLEVVKALDGVAVEDYHIIAKPLPTVFGESIAKLHTYIEEISPSIVICVGQAGGREGITVERVAINVDDARIPDNIGQQPIDRPIIENGPAAYFSTLPIKAAVENLRKAGIPSSVSQTAGTFVCNHVFYGLMNMIQNCCIKGGFVHIPYLPEQAVNHPGKASMSLDLIVQGLLSVVKTTILVEEDVVVSGGATH; from the coding sequence ATGACAACTGTATTACTAACTGGCTTTGAACCATTTGAAGGTGAAAGTATTAATCCGTCGTTAGAAGTGGTAAAAGCTTTAGACGGCGTAGCTGTTGAAGACTATCACATTATTGCTAAGCCTCTTCCTACTGTGTTTGGCGAATCAATCGCAAAGCTTCATACGTATATAGAAGAAATTAGCCCTTCTATCGTCATTTGCGTTGGACAAGCAGGCGGCCGAGAAGGAATTACGGTCGAACGCGTTGCCATTAACGTAGACGACGCGCGAATCCCTGACAACATCGGCCAGCAGCCGATTGACCGCCCTATTATCGAAAATGGCCCCGCCGCATACTTTTCGACACTGCCCATCAAAGCAGCTGTCGAAAATCTGCGCAAAGCAGGCATTCCAAGCAGCGTCTCTCAAACCGCTGGAACGTTTGTCTGTAACCACGTGTTTTACGGGCTCATGAACATGATTCAAAACTGTTGTATTAAAGGCGGATTTGTTCATATCCCTTACCTTCCTGAACAAGCTGTGAATCATCCCGGGAAAGCGAGTATGTCTTTGGATTTGATTGTGCAGGGGTTGCTTAGTGTGGTGAAGACGACGATTTTGGTTGAAGAAGATGTTGTGGTTTCGGGCGGGGCTACGCATTAA
- a CDS encoding DUF979 domain-containing protein, which produces MKSILTLDTIYYLLGIIVAFIAIRIARDHNHPNRLGSSLFWALFSVTFLFGNVIPPFYIGCLVIIMVLLASFNRVTKSNEAETPAEERVAHAQRLKNKIFLPALFIPIFTIIGTLLFGKIKFGNWALIDPEKVTLISLAIAAVIAFIASMGVTKAKMDVPVKEGSRLLQAVGWAVILPQMLAALGGIFSKSGVGTVVSDIVSDILPTNYAFVAVLAYCLGMLLFTIVMGNAFAAFAVITGGIGLPLIVHMHGGNPAIMAALGMFAGYCGTLLTPMAANFNIVPAMLLELKDKNAVIKAQVPIALSVFVVNTLLMYYLVYHF; this is translated from the coding sequence ATGAAAAGCATCCTGACGCTTGATACGATTTACTACTTACTCGGCATTATTGTCGCTTTTATTGCGATTCGAATCGCACGCGATCACAACCATCCGAACCGTTTAGGATCTTCATTATTCTGGGCGCTGTTTTCCGTTACGTTTTTATTCGGCAACGTGATTCCGCCTTTTTATATAGGATGTTTAGTTATTATCATGGTGCTGCTTGCTTCATTCAATCGTGTGACTAAGTCCAATGAAGCCGAAACACCGGCTGAAGAACGTGTGGCTCACGCGCAGCGATTAAAAAACAAAATCTTTTTACCTGCTTTATTTATTCCTATTTTTACGATTATCGGCACCCTTCTTTTTGGCAAAATTAAATTTGGAAACTGGGCATTAATTGATCCAGAAAAAGTCACGTTAATTTCACTAGCAATCGCAGCTGTCATTGCGTTTATCGCTTCAATGGGCGTCACCAAAGCAAAAATGGACGTACCTGTTAAAGAAGGAAGCCGCTTGCTTCAAGCAGTTGGCTGGGCAGTTATTTTACCGCAAATGCTCGCAGCGCTTGGCGGCATCTTTTCAAAATCAGGCGTTGGAACAGTCGTATCAGATATTGTAAGTGATATACTGCCGACTAACTATGCGTTTGTGGCTGTGCTTGCTTACTGTTTGGGGATGCTGCTATTTACGATTGTAATGGGAAATGCCTTTGCTGCGTTTGCCGTTATTACTGGAGGTATTGGACTTCCGCTGATTGTACATATGCACGGAGGTAATCCAGCGATTATGGCAGCGCTCGGCATGTTTGCTGGCTACTGCGGAACACTTCTTACGCCAATGGCAGCCAACTTTAACATCGTACCTGCTATGCTGCTTGAATTAAAAGACAAAAACGCCGTGATTAAAGCGCAAGTACCGATTGCTTTATCCGTGTTTGTTGTTAACACATTATTAATGTATTACCTTGTATATCACTTTTAA
- a CDS encoding DUF969 domain-containing protein, giving the protein MLKLIGVLLVAVGFLFRLNTLLVVTVAGIVTGLVSGLSLHEVITMFGQFFVDNRYMSMAILLTLPIFGVLEKYGLKEQAEVLIKKAKNASSGNVLLIYLFIREISAAVGLNIGGHAQSVRPLVAPMSEGAARAKYGELPPKVKEDIRAHAAAAENTGWFFGEDIFIATGGILLMKGFFDSVGIHVDVWDMALWGIPTAIAALLISAIRFRQLDRRIHKKMTKHKPTSSSKTEAS; this is encoded by the coding sequence ATGTTGAAATTAATTGGGGTTTTGCTAGTGGCAGTAGGATTTTTATTTCGTCTAAATACACTGCTTGTGGTGACTGTCGCAGGCATCGTGACAGGCCTTGTATCAGGCTTATCGCTCCATGAAGTGATTACGATGTTCGGCCAGTTTTTTGTAGATAACCGCTATATGTCTATGGCTATTTTACTTACTCTTCCTATCTTCGGCGTATTAGAAAAATACGGGTTAAAGGAACAAGCGGAAGTATTAATTAAAAAAGCCAAAAACGCTTCTTCTGGAAATGTTTTACTTATATATCTTTTTATCCGTGAAATCTCAGCCGCTGTCGGCTTAAATATCGGAGGGCATGCTCAATCCGTGCGTCCGTTAGTGGCACCTATGTCTGAAGGCGCAGCTCGCGCCAAGTACGGAGAGCTTCCTCCTAAAGTTAAAGAAGATATACGCGCCCACGCAGCCGCAGCTGAAAATACGGGCTGGTTTTTTGGAGAAGATATCTTTATCGCAACGGGTGGAATTCTTTTAATGAAAGGATTCTTTGACTCCGTAGGCATTCACGTTGACGTCTGGGATATGGCGCTTTGGGGTATTCCAACGGCCATCGCAGCGCTGCTGATCAGCGCCATTCGCTTCCGTCAGTTAGACCGAAGAATCCACAAAAAAATGACGAAGCACAAACCAACATCATCTTCTAAGACGGAGGCGAGTTAA
- a CDS encoding Ig-like domain-containing protein, which translates to MGTMLKNILSLIVLCLAVILMPLSGSAVSQQDNVNYGKTSSDRHLLLSDLVYENLDECKNININYCSRKVIANYKLEINSLKDFKKRDEKIKKLNEFNHLIKPRLDKNVGEWKVIAIQGKNTGGFYGAAFKDPITDDIVIAFRGTQEKLSDISYDALAVFLNYTEISQLKPACKLIEEIVNKNKNSKFYLTGHSLGGFLAQRATVEIQGNPDLVGYPDIIDVGYTANFPEKLNNNFEYAETFNAPGVQLFIQSSELDSAKRESEQKLLKLKEYNFRVIDHVFKEDKIGNFGVQLGQQQFYHYKGSERGWLRAHWLSLFYKERLRSIPLKIWDKEPPGKPKVNPISDQTISITGTTEANSTVTTKVGKKEIGSGIADKYGKFKFKIPKQKLGIKISVRAKDRAGNVSKESVVTVKDTTPPSKPKVNKISDQTMFITGTAEVNANVTAKVGKKEIGSGVADKNEQFKIKIAKQKAGTKISLTAKDQYGNESGRMEITVSKTSSVNITGEKISLKEAEKRGRFTTSFKDTEDNQYKIYVIAIQDIKWIASYDDVWAAVSEGDEIYEGNYQIGIQPKGSTFVYLQETKISNYQYNKTRNMIFTIGSGSKNQPDFLVFSTREASVSEGGPVYYMKGGKLNKAKFMQGNEVSQELNFSVRPKSIGNNNIQLVDYWNGGPIGWEFSTHHFNINNGTFTYVGSKFYLDDNWDEGKQLVEKWKANPSFFVETPESRKDVLGF; encoded by the coding sequence ATGGGTACAATGTTAAAGAATATTTTAAGTTTAATTGTATTATGCTTAGCTGTAATACTAATGCCTCTTAGTGGGAGTGCAGTCTCACAACAGGATAATGTCAATTATGGAAAGACTTCATCAGACCGTCATTTATTGTTAAGTGATTTGGTATATGAAAATTTAGATGAATGTAAAAATATAAATATCAATTATTGTTCGCGGAAAGTGATAGCAAATTATAAATTAGAAATAAATAGCTTAAAGGACTTTAAAAAAAGAGATGAAAAAATAAAAAAGTTAAATGAATTTAATCACCTTATTAAACCTAGATTAGATAAAAATGTAGGAGAATGGAAAGTAATAGCTATTCAAGGGAAAAACACAGGTGGATTCTATGGTGCAGCTTTTAAAGATCCTATTACAGATGACATCGTAATTGCATTTAGAGGAACGCAAGAAAAGTTATCAGATATTTCTTACGATGCTTTGGCGGTTTTTCTAAACTATACTGAAATATCTCAATTAAAACCAGCGTGCAAACTCATAGAGGAAATCGTTAATAAAAACAAAAATTCTAAATTTTATTTGACAGGACATTCTTTAGGTGGCTTTTTAGCACAGAGGGCTACTGTAGAAATTCAAGGTAATCCGGATCTAGTAGGTTATCCAGATATTATTGATGTTGGCTATACGGCCAATTTTCCTGAAAAACTAAATAATAATTTTGAGTATGCAGAGACTTTTAACGCTCCTGGTGTTCAACTTTTTATACAATCTAGTGAATTAGATTCTGCAAAGAGAGAAAGTGAACAGAAACTATTAAAGTTAAAAGAATATAATTTTAGAGTTATTGATCACGTTTTTAAAGAAGATAAAATTGGGAACTTTGGTGTTCAATTGGGACAACAGCAATTTTATCACTATAAAGGAAGTGAAAGAGGATGGCTTAGAGCTCATTGGCTTTCTTTATTTTATAAAGAGCGTTTACGATCAATCCCTTTAAAAATATGGGATAAAGAACCACCGGGTAAGCCCAAAGTAAATCCTATTTCTGATCAAACAATATCTATAACGGGTACAACGGAAGCAAATTCAACGGTTACAACAAAAGTTGGAAAAAAAGAGATTGGTAGCGGAATAGCTGATAAATACGGAAAGTTTAAGTTTAAAATTCCCAAGCAGAAGCTAGGAATAAAAATATCTGTAAGAGCAAAAGATCGTGCGGGAAATGTGAGCAAAGAAAGTGTAGTAACTGTCAAGGATACTACTCCACCAAGTAAACCAAAAGTAAATAAAATCTCAGACCAAACAATGTTCATAACAGGCACAGCAGAAGTGAACGCTAATGTTACGGCAAAAGTTGGAAAAAAGGAGATTGGTAGCGGAGTAGCTGACAAAAATGAGCAGTTTAAAATTAAAATTGCTAAGCAAAAGGCAGGAACCAAGATTAGTCTTACAGCAAAGGATCAATATGGAAACGAGAGTGGTCGAATGGAAATCACTGTTAGTAAAACTTCATCAGTTAACATAACAGGTGAAAAAATCTCTTTGAAAGAAGCTGAGAAGCGAGGGCGCTTTACTACTTCTTTTAAAGATACAGAAGATAACCAATACAAAATATATGTAATAGCCATCCAAGACATAAAGTGGATCGCAAGCTACGATGATGTTTGGGCAGCAGTTAGTGAAGGAGATGAAATTTACGAAGGTAATTATCAAATTGGCATTCAACCTAAGGGAAGTACTTTTGTTTATCTCCAAGAAACTAAAATTTCAAATTATCAGTACAACAAGACGCGAAACATGATTTTTACTATTGGTTCTGGATCGAAAAATCAACCAGATTTTTTGGTTTTTTCAACACGAGAAGCTAGTGTTTCAGAGGGAGGACCCGTTTATTACATGAAAGGTGGAAAGTTAAATAAAGCTAAGTTCATGCAGGGAAATGAAGTGTCCCAAGAACTAAATTTTTCAGTACGTCCTAAATCAATAGGAAATAACAATATTCAACTTGTTGATTATTGGAACGGAGGCCCTATTGGCTGGGAGTTTAGTACACACCACTTTAATATAAACAATGGTACTTTCACCTATGTAGGTTCTAAATTTTATTTAGATGATAATTGGGATGAAGGAAAACAATTAGTTGAGAAGTGGAAGGCAAACCCCTCATTCTTTGTTGAAACTCCTGAATCAAGAAAAGATGTATTAGGTTTTTAG